TGGTGTCCTCGTCGGTCCAGAGCAGGGCATGGGCCGGCAGCTCGGCCGACAAAGCCTGGATCAGGCGCTGCTGTGCTTGGCTGCGTGGGCTGGTGGTGGGTGCGAGCGCGCTCATCGGCCGGGGTCAGGCCTTGCGCTTGCGGGCTGCCGGGGTCTTGGCCGTGGTTGTGGCCGCGGTTTTGCTCGGCGCGCGGCTGGCGCTGGCTTTGGGCGTCAGGCTTTTGGCCACCAGATCGACGGCGCTGCCGGCCATGGCACCGGGCACGGTGGCGGCCTTGCGCAGGGTTTCACCGGCCGCGTCGAAGGATTGCTTGACGATGCTGCCGGCCAGGTTCTTGGCCGCATCGGTGGCGCTTTCCTTCATGGCATTGGCGGCCAGCTGGGTGAACTGCTGACTGAGGGCGCCCCACCACTGCATGGGATCGACCACGGGCATGGCGGGTGCGGCCGGAGCCGGGGGCGCCTTCTTGGCCTTGCTGGCGAGCGGGGCTGGGGCGGGGGCCGGCGCGCTGGCCTTGGGGCTGGCGGCCTGGGCGGCGGCCAGCACCTCGGGTGGCACGCCGGGCCAGCCGCCCCCGCCCAGTCCGGCGCTGGCCTCGGGCGGCGTGACCTTGAGCGCCTCGCTGAGCTGGGCCAAGGGTACGTTCATGGACTTCAGGGTGGACAGCGTCATGCGTTGCACCTCGAGCGCCTGGATGGTGGCGCCCAGCATGCGGGCGTTCTGCTCCAGCCAGAACTGCACGGTGCGCAGCTCTTCGATGCGTTTGCCCAGTTCCTCGGGGTTGAGCGTCGGTGCCACCCACTGGCCAATGCCGGGCAGGGCGGCGCCGGCGTTCTTGACCAGGCCTTGCAGGAAATCGAAACCCGGGACAAATTTGCTGAAGCTGTTGTTGTCGGCCATGAGTTCTCCTTGGGTGGGGCAGCTGGGTGGCATGGTACGACGCGGAGCTAGCGTTTGTCTGACGCGGGCACCAGGCGCTCGACCTCAAAGCCGCGCGCTGCCAGCAAACGGGGCAGCGATTGATCGCCACTGAGGTGCAAGGCGCCCACCGCGGCCAGCACCGGCTGGCCCTTGGCATGCAGGGCTTCGATGCCGTGCGCAAGCTCGGGGTTGCGTTCATCGTTGAGGCGGCGCAGCTCGATGCGGTCCTGTTCATCCTCGATGCATTCGCACCAGCGCTCGTAGTTCTGCAGCAGCTCCAGGTCGCCGTCGGCCCAGGCCTGGGCCAGGCGGCGCAGCACCGGCCGCACCTGGCCCCGCTCCAACTGATCCAGGCCTTTGAGCAAAGCCTTGCGAGCCTCGGCCGCACGGGCCGGAATCAAGGCCTGCTGCTGACGCTCGGCCGATTCCAGGGCCAGAACGGAGCGGCCCTGCTGTCGGGCCCAAGCACTCAGCATCTGCTCCTGGCCGAAGCTGGGGTCCAGCCCATCCCAGCGCGCCTGCAGCACGGTGTAGGTGCTCAGCTGCAAGATGGGGTGCAGGCTGGCCAGGGCTTGCTCGGGCAGGCAGGCGGCGCGCGCCTGGGCGCTCATGCGTTTGCGCAGGGGCTCGCTGAGTTTCAGGGCTTCGGCATGGCGTGGCGGCTGGCTCAGGATCTGCAGGGTGGCCGGATCTTGCAGGTCCAGTTCCAGGGCCAGCACGCGGCTCTGCGCCATGGCTTCGCGCAGGCGCGGGCCGGGGAACAGCCATTCCATGCGGCCGACATGCAAGGTGCCGTAGAGGTAGGAGTCCACCCCGTCGCGGCGCAGGCGGTAGAGCAGGCCCCGGTCGGGCGCCTGGGCTGCCAGGCTTTGGGCTTGCGCCTCGCTGGGCATGGCGATGGCTGGCGGGCAGGCCGGCGCGGCCGTGCTGGCCGTGGGAAGCAGCAGGGCCAGCGGTAGCAGGCAGGTCAGGAGGGCGGTGAGGCGGGCCGTCAAGCCCGGTCGGTCAGCAAGAGAAGGAAGAGGCGCAGCGTTCATGCCCGCCACCATGCCATAGCTCGGTGGCAGCGTGGGCGCAGCTTCAATGCTGGAAGCCGATCTGGCGGCGGCTGCGAACGCCGGGCTTGACCCGGTGCTCGGCCTCCAGCTGGGACAGGAACTCGTCCGGCGTCAGCGGCTCGCCGAGGATCTCGACCTGCTGGCGCACGGCCGCAAAGTCGCCAGGCGTGAGCTGGTCCAGCGCGGCCAAACGTTCGCGTTGATCGGCATCCAGCGGCGTTGCGTCGTCGCCGCAGGCTTCGCGGGCGAACATGCGCTCGCGCTGCTCCACGCGCAGCGCCTTGAAGCCGATCTTGAAGGCAAAGCGCCGCAGCGCGGCCTCGTCCAGCTCCTCGAACAGATTGGTGGTGCAGATGAAGATGCCGGGAAAGCGCTCCATGCCGGCCAGCATCTCGTTGACCTCGGAGACCTCGTAGTTGCGCTCGGCCATGCGGCGGCTGCGCAGAAAGCTGTCGGCCTCGTCCAGCAGCAGCACCGCACCCTCGGCGGCGGCGGTCTCGAACATGCGGGCCATGTTCTGCTCGGTTTCGCCGACGAACTTGCTGGCCAGATCGCTGGCCTGGCGCACCATCAGCGGCCGCTGCAGGGCTTGGGCGATGTGTTCGGCCAGGGCCGTCTTGCCGCTGCCCGGAGGGCCGTAGAAGCAGAGGTTGCCGACGCCGCGGCGCTGCAGGGCCGCGACGATGCGCGGCACCTCGAAGCGCGATTCGCAGTTCAGCAACTCAAGCGCGTACTGGGTCACCGCCGGCCGCACCGCGCGGCCATGCGCGCGGTGGCCCAGGGCTTTGTCGGCGTTCTCCAGCTGGCGCTCGATCATCTGCTCGCAGTCGGTCGCCTGGCCGGCCAGCTGGGCGAAGCGCACTGCGGTGCGGATCTGCGCCGGCGTCAGCCCGCGGCGCTCGGCCAGGCGGACGGCGAACTCGGCGCTGACCGGCACATCGGCCAGGGCCTTGCTGACCAGGCCGAGGCGGGCGCCCGGCGGCGGGGACTTGAGCTCCAGGTGGTACTGAAAGCGGCGGCGGAAGGCCGGGTCGATCTGCTCAATGCGGTTGGTGATCCAGATCACCGGCACCGGGTTGGTTTCCAGGATCTGGTTGACCCAGGCCTTGCCCGAGACCGAGCCCGAGGTCGGCGCCTCGGCGGCCGAGTCGAGGCGGGCAATCAGCTGGGCGGTGTCCGTGGACAGAGGCGGGAAGACATCTTCCACCTCGTCGAACAGCAGCGCCACATGGGCGCTGGCCTTGAGGAAGACCTGGCTGATCTGCAGCGAGCGGTAACGGTCGCGGCCCGAGAGGCTGTTGCCGTCGCGGTCGGCGTACTCCACCTCGTACAGATCCAGGCCCGCGGCATGCGCCGCCACCTTGGCCAGCTCGGTCTTGCCGGTGCCGGGCGGGCCGTAGAGCAGCACATTGACGCCGGGCTCGCGCCGCGCCACGGCTTGGCGCAGCAAGGTGTTGAGCAGGGCCAGGTCTTCGGCGACGAACTCGAAGTCCTCGGCCTTGAGCTGGCTGGGCGTGGCCGGGCGGGTGAAGACGGCCATCAGGTCGTGCGGCCCGGGGTACTCGCGCATCAGCACCGGCGGCAGCTGGTCGCTGACCTTCATCAGATCGGCCAGGTCGGTGATGTTGTGTTCGGAGATCAGGTTCTCCACCATGCCGATGCGTTCCAGGCGCGAGCCGGCGCGCAAGGCCTCGGCCACTTCCTGCTCGTTGACGCCGGCCACCGCGGCAATCGCGGCAAAGGCTTCCTGCGCGGTGTTGACCTTGAACTCGACCAGGGCGCCGCGCAGCTCGCGCTGGTAGCGCGCCAGGGTGCCGTAGAGCAGCAGGGCGCGCTCGGCCGGGTTCAGCTGCAGCAGGGTGCCGAGCGCGTCGATGTTCTTCTCCACCAGGGTGGATTCGCGCTTGAGCTGGCGGTCCAGCCATTCGCTGGTGGTGGCCAGCAGGGCCAGCATGTCCTTGGGCGCGTCCTTGACGTATTCGTCGAGGTAGAAGAACAGGGTGGCTTCCGAGAACGGCCCGCTCCAAACACCGTGGCGCTGCAAGAAGGCCTCGTCACTGAGCGCCTCGTGGCCGCGCCAGAGCTCATTGCCCTGGCAGCGCTGGTTCAGGTAGTCACGCAGGCGGCCCAGCACACGCAGGGGCCAGACCAGGTGGCGGCCGGTGAAAGACAGCAGACCGTTGAAATCGCGGCGCAGATTGAATCGGCCGGCATGTTTGACCGTCAGGGTCAGCACGAACTGCGAGCACATGCGGTCCAGCACCGGCGCGTCCTTCAGGCCCGGAGAGGGCAGAACGCGGCTGGGGCTGCGCGCTTCGCTGGCTCGGCTGCGCTCCTCGGCGCGGCCCACGGTGGACGGGCCCTCGCTGGTGAGGGCCCGGGCTTTGGCGGGCCGCGGGCTCGCTGAACGCTTGACCATGGGCAGGTTCCCTTGCTGACGACAGCGCGCCACCGAAGATGGCGTGGCGCTGCCCCATCTTGGCGCAGCGGCGCGTCAAGGACAAGGGCTTGGCGCGGTGATTTTTAGCGCCAGTTCAGTGCATCACCACCGGTTGATGGCCCATGCTGGCGTAGCTCTCGATGAAGTCATCGAGGTCTTCCTCGCTCGGGTCTTGCTCGATCAAGGCCTCGACCCCATCCTGGAACTGCTGGGCCAGGGCGCCTTCGATGAAGATCTCGCGGCGCGAAAACTTGTCGACGATTTCATAGCCACCGCGATGCAACTGCAGCTCGGGATTGGCTTGCAGGAATTCCCCAGGCACCGGTTCGGTGACCTGCAC
This region of Paucibacter aquatile genomic DNA includes:
- a CDS encoding BTH_I0359 family protein is translated as MHMLYNSPSFSVVKFDVQVTEPVPGEFLQANPELQLHRGGYEIVDKFSRREIFIEGALAQQFQDGVEALIEQDPSEEDLDDFIESYASMGHQPVVMH
- a CDS encoding PhaM family polyhydroxyalkanoate granule multifunctional regulatory protein, whose translation is MADNNSFSKFVPGFDFLQGLVKNAGAALPGIGQWVAPTLNPEELGKRIEELRTVQFWLEQNARMLGATIQALEVQRMTLSTLKSMNVPLAQLSEALKVTPPEASAGLGGGGWPGVPPEVLAAAQAASPKASAPAPAPAPLASKAKKAPPAPAAPAMPVVDPMQWWGALSQQFTQLAANAMKESATDAAKNLAGSIVKQSFDAAGETLRKAATVPGAMAGSAVDLVAKSLTPKASASRAPSKTAATTTAKTPAARKRKA
- a CDS encoding ATP-binding protein — its product is MVKRSASPRPAKARALTSEGPSTVGRAEERSRASEARSPSRVLPSPGLKDAPVLDRMCSQFVLTLTVKHAGRFNLRRDFNGLLSFTGRHLVWPLRVLGRLRDYLNQRCQGNELWRGHEALSDEAFLQRHGVWSGPFSEATLFFYLDEYVKDAPKDMLALLATTSEWLDRQLKRESTLVEKNIDALGTLLQLNPAERALLLYGTLARYQRELRGALVEFKVNTAQEAFAAIAAVAGVNEQEVAEALRAGSRLERIGMVENLISEHNITDLADLMKVSDQLPPVLMREYPGPHDLMAVFTRPATPSQLKAEDFEFVAEDLALLNTLLRQAVARREPGVNVLLYGPPGTGKTELAKVAAHAAGLDLYEVEYADRDGNSLSGRDRYRSLQISQVFLKASAHVALLFDEVEDVFPPLSTDTAQLIARLDSAAEAPTSGSVSGKAWVNQILETNPVPVIWITNRIEQIDPAFRRRFQYHLELKSPPPGARLGLVSKALADVPVSAEFAVRLAERRGLTPAQIRTAVRFAQLAGQATDCEQMIERQLENADKALGHRAHGRAVRPAVTQYALELLNCESRFEVPRIVAALQRRGVGNLCFYGPPGSGKTALAEHIAQALQRPLMVRQASDLASKFVGETEQNMARMFETAAAEGAVLLLDEADSFLRSRRMAERNYEVSEVNEMLAGMERFPGIFICTTNLFEELDEAALRRFAFKIGFKALRVEQRERMFAREACGDDATPLDADQRERLAALDQLTPGDFAAVRQQVEILGEPLTPDEFLSQLEAEHRVKPGVRSRRQIGFQH
- a CDS encoding TraB/GumN family protein, with amino-acid sequence MNAAPLPSLADRPGLTARLTALLTCLLPLALLLPTASTAAPACPPAIAMPSEAQAQSLAAQAPDRGLLYRLRRDGVDSYLYGTLHVGRMEWLFPGPRLREAMAQSRVLALELDLQDPATLQILSQPPRHAEALKLSEPLRKRMSAQARAACLPEQALASLHPILQLSTYTVLQARWDGLDPSFGQEQMLSAWARQQGRSVLALESAERQQQALIPARAAEARKALLKGLDQLERGQVRPVLRRLAQAWADGDLELLQNYERWCECIEDEQDRIELRRLNDERNPELAHGIEALHAKGQPVLAAVGALHLSGDQSLPRLLAARGFEVERLVPASDKR